The DNA segment CCAGCGGTATGAGTATGGTGTCGCCGTCCTTCTTTTCGAACTTAGCCCAGGACTTTTGCCTGAGCCAGCCTATGGCGATGTTGACTAACTGCGGCGGGAACTCTTTTTTAACATCGTTAAGCGACATGCCCTCTGCCGGCAGCTTATCATGGATGACGCGCTCGGGCAATCCTTCCACTGCATATTTCTTTCCTTCCCAGGTAAGCTCAAACCATGACTTTACTTCTTCCTTCAAGTCCGCCAGGCCTTTTTCTGCAAGAATTGAAGCCGCATGGACGACGGTCTCAACCTTCAGGCCCGTCATATCGGCCAGTTCGACGGCGTTGATCTCTTTCTCGCCGATGGCCTTCAGGACGATTTTCTCGTTATAAGACAGATCCATAACCCTGATCCCTTCTATGATTAGCGATTCTCATCCAGCTCTTTGATGTTCTTGATGTGGATGCTCTCTCCCTCTTTAACACTATAATATTGCTTCATCGTCTTTTTTAGCTTTGCTACCTCTTTCTTATCCTGCGGCCTCTTTAGCTTATCATAGGCCGCGCTGTAGTCGCTTACGACGAAGTCGTGGATCTTATCTCTCGCCTGCTCGCGCTTTTCCTGGTGCTTCTCCAGGAACTTTACAACGCGGTCAGCGAGGTCCTGCTTGCATTCGCCGCACATGATCTCTCCGCGCATGCATTTTTGCTCGCGCTCGCTCAGTTTTTGCGGGTCATGCTCGAACAGGTAATAGTAATACTGGAATATTGCGCAGACGCCCGGCTCTCCGCCTTTCTCCTTTTGTTCCTGTATGGAGACGCGGCCTCCGGTGAACGCGCTCATGATCTTCTTTCTAATGACCTTTGGCTCGTCGACAGTATATATCGTCGTCTCGGGCTTTGACGCTGACATCTTGTCCGACCCTGCGAGGCTCGGCAGGAACGTGCAGTGTATCGAAGCGGGCTTGTAGTACCCTATCTTCGGCGCTACGTCCCTGGTAATGCGGAAATGCGGGTCCTGGTCAATTGCATGCGGTATCAGTACCGGTATGTTCTTGCCCGCCTCTATCGACGGCAGGAATGCCGGAGCGGACTGCATTGAAGTGAAATAGATAAGACCTATGTTGGTGCTGTTGTCAAAGCCGAAAACTGCTTTTGTCGTCGAGAAGGTCACTCTCTTGGCCACCTCTATGGCTATAGGATAGAGAGTCTTGATGTACTCTACGTCCGAGAATATCTTAGTCTTCTTCGGGTCAAACCCTAACGCGATGATGTCAAGCGTGTTCTCATAAGTGAAAGACTTCGCTTCCTTGAGCGACAAATCCTGCTTGAACATGAACTTCTCGTCGTCGGTCATCTGGAAATATAGCGGCGCGTCAAAGGCGTCCTGCAGGTATTTCGTGAACATCCAGGGCATCAGGTGGCCTAAATGCGTATGTCCCGAAGGGCCTCTGCCCGTATAAAGCACAAACTTTTCCCCGGCCTCATACCTGTCAAGCAGCCATTTCAGGTCGCGGTGCGAGAAGAATATCTTCCTCTGCATCATCATGGGTATGCTGCCCGTCAGTCGCTCCCATCTCGCAAGAAGCTCGTCGTCTATCGGCTCGGTGCCGAAATCCTCTATCAGCTTCTTATAGTCAACTTTTCCTGTGACGTCCCACGGCGTGACCTTGAATTCTTCGTTCATCGCTATCTTCCTATAATTTTATACGTCCGAGACTGAAATACTGTATCTCGCCGTTCTTTTCGAACGCGAATACCATCTCTTTCCTTACGCTGTTAGCCAGTCTTATAGACCTCGACATGTCCTGGAGCTGGAAAACATGGCCCG comes from the Methanooceanicella nereidis genome and includes:
- a CDS encoding tryptophan--tRNA ligase, with product MNEEFKVTPWDVTGKVDYKKLIEDFGTEPIDDELLARWERLTGSIPMMMQRKIFFSHRDLKWLLDRYEAGEKFVLYTGRGPSGHTHLGHLMPWMFTKYLQDAFDAPLYFQMTDDEKFMFKQDLSLKEAKSFTYENTLDIIALGFDPKKTKIFSDVEYIKTLYPIAIEVAKRVTFSTTKAVFGFDNSTNIGLIYFTSMQSAPAFLPSIEAGKNIPVLIPHAIDQDPHFRITRDVAPKIGYYKPASIHCTFLPSLAGSDKMSASKPETTIYTVDEPKVIRKKIMSAFTGGRVSIQEQKEKGGEPGVCAIFQYYYYLFEHDPQKLSEREQKCMRGEIMCGECKQDLADRVVKFLEKHQEKREQARDKIHDFVVSDYSAAYDKLKRPQDKKEVAKLKKTMKQYYSVKEGESIHIKNIKELDENR